From a region of the Aegilops tauschii chloroplast, complete genome genome:
- the rpl23 gene encoding ribosomal protein L23, with amino-acid sequence MDGIKYAVFTEKSLRLLGKNQYTFNVESGFTKTEIKHWVELFFGVKVVAVNSHRLPGKGRRIGPILGHTMHYRRMIITLQPGYSIPLLDREKN; translated from the coding sequence ATGGATGGAATCAAATACGCAGTATTTACAGAAAAAAGTCTTCGTTTATTGGGAAAGAATCAATATACTTTTAATGTCGAATCGGGATTCACTAAGACAGAAATAAAGCATTGGGTCGAACTCTTCTTTGGTGTTAAGGTGGTAGCTGTGAATAGCCATCGACTACCTGGAAAAGGTAGAAGAATAGGACCTATTCTGGGCCATACAATGCATTACAGACGTATGATCATTACCCTTCAACCGGGTTATTCTATTCCACTTCTAGATAGAGAAAAAAACTAA